A portion of the Juglans microcarpa x Juglans regia isolate MS1-56 chromosome 1D, Jm3101_v1.0, whole genome shotgun sequence genome contains these proteins:
- the LOC121236902 gene encoding peptidyl-prolyl cis-trans isomerase FKBP62-like — protein MDDDFEFPTSSDVNMDEDMGIPEDDPVNPILKEGEEKEIGKNGLKKKLVKEGEGWETPSAGDEVEVHYTGTLLDGTQFDSSRDRGTSFKFKLGQGQVIKGWDEGIKSMKKGEKAIFTIPPELAYGESGSPPAIPPNAILQFDVELLSWTSIKDICKDGGLFKKILTKGEKWENPKDLDEAFVKYEARLEDGTLISKSDGVEFNVGNGYFCPALSKSVKTMKKGEKVLLTVKPQYAFGESGRPASGDEGAVPPNATLQITIELVSWKAVSEIIKDKKVLKKILKEGEGYERPNDGAVVQVKLIGKLDDGTIFTKKGHEEEPFEFKVDEEQVVDGLDRAVKKMKKGEVALVTIQPEYAFGPSETQQELAIVPANATVDYEVELLSFVKDKESWEMNTQEKIEAAGKKKEEGNALFKAAKYERASKRYEKAVRFIDHDSSFSDEEKKQAKVLKITCNLNNAACKLKLKDYKQAERLCTKVLELDSRNVKALYRRAQACIQLVDLDLAELDIKKALEIDPDNRDVKLEYKILKEKVREYNKKDAQFYGTIFSKMTKVEQARSTKVEAKQEPVSSVG, from the exons ATGGATGACGACTTCGAGTTCCCGACCTCCAGCGACGTAAATATGGACGAGGACATGGGCATTCCCGAGGATGATCCAGTTAATCCGATTCTCAAGGAGGGTGAAGAGAAGGAAATTGGGAAGAACGGGCTGAAGAAGAAGCTGGTCAAGGAAGGCGAAGGCTGGGAGACTCCTAGTGCAGGAGATGAAGTTGAAG TTCATTACACTGGGACGCTACTTGATGGAACGCAGTTCGACTCTAGCCGTGACAGGGGCACATCGTTCAAGTTCAAGCTTGGCCAAG GACAAGTGATTAAGGGATGGGATGAAGGCATAAAAAGCATGAAGAAGGGCGAGAAAGCCATTTTCACCATTCCTCCTGAGCTGGCTTATGGTGAGTCGGGATCCCCCCCAGCTATTCCACCCAATGCCATCCTTCAGTTTGATGTGGAGTTGCTGTCTTGGACTAGTATTAAGGACATATGCAAAGATGGGGGACTTTTCAAGAAAATCCTTACCAAAGGAGAGAAATGGGAGAATCCGAAAGACTTGGATGAAGCCTTTG TTAAATATGAAGCTCGGCTTGAAGATGGAACTCTCATTTCAAAATCTGACGGGGTGGAGTTCAATGTTGGAAATG GCTATTTCTGTCCTGCTCTGTCAAAATCTGTGAAAACAATGAAGAAGGGGGAAAAAGTCCTCTTGACAGTGAAGCCACAAT ATGCATTTGGGGAGTCAGGCCGACCGGCATCTGGTGACGAAGGTGCTGTGCCTCCAAATGCTACCCTCCAGATAACTATTGAGTTAGTCTCTTGGAAGGCTGTTTCTGAAATAATTAAAGACAAGAAGGTTCTGAAAAAGATCCTGAAGGAGGGAGAGGGATATGAACGACCAAATGATGGAGCAGTTGTCCAAG TGAAACTAATTGGCAAGCTGGATGATGGGACTATCTTCACAAAGAAGGGTCATGAGGAGGAGCCATTTGAATTCAAAGTAGATGAAG AACAAGTTGTTGACGGACTTGATAGAGctgtgaaaaaaatgaagaaagggGAAGTTGCTCTTGTGACTATTCAACCAGAGTATGCTTTTGGGCCATCCGAAACACAGCAAGAATTGGCAATCGTTCCTGCAAATGCGACTGTGGATTATGAAGTTGAGCTACTCTCCTTTGTGAAG GATAAGGAATCTTGGGAGATGAATACGCAGGAGAAGATTGAAGCAGCTGgtaagaagaaggaagaagggaacGCATTGTTCAAGGCTGCTAAATATGAAAGAGCATCAAAACGATATGAAAAG GCTGTAAGGTTCATTGACCATGACTCTTCTTTCAGTGATGAAGAGAAGAAGCAGGCCAAGGTGCTCAAAATTACCTGCAATCTTAATAATGCAGCTTGCAAGCTGAAACTTAAAGACTACAAGCAGGCTGAGAGGCTGTGCACAAAG GTGTTAGAACTTGACAGTAGGAATGTGAAAGCTCTATACAGGAGGGCACAAGCATGTATACAACTTGTTGATTTGGATCTGGCAGAACTGGATATCAAAAAGGCTCTTGAGATAGACCCAGACAACAG GGATGTAAAACTTGAATACAAGATTTTGAAGGAGAAAGTCAGAGAATATAATAAGAAGGATGCCCAGTTTTATGGCACCATCTTTTCGAAGATGACCAAAGTAGAGCAAGCGAGATCCACA AAAGTAGAAGCAAAGCAGGAGCCAGTATCTAGTGTCGGTTGA
- the LOC121234513 gene encoding probable anion transporter 5 codes for MRMMKFPKRYLIVILTFISTSVCYIERVGFSIAYTVAADDAKVSQSTKGMILSTFYCGYACSQVPGGWVAQKIGGRKVLLISFVLWSSTCALVPLDPSKVVVLVIARLLVGVAQGFIFPSIHTVLAQWVPPHERSRSVSLTMSGMYLGAAAGMLVLPSLVKYRGPQSVFLVEAALGAMWCLLWFKYASDPPRSEHPKATAAGFGESLLPLKGNQKMKVENGGLSARTPSIPWKKILLSLPVWAIVVNNFTFHYALYVLMNWLPTYFEQGLQLSLQEMGSSKMMPYCNMVIFSNIGGVVADHLITKRILSVTKIRKLLNTVGFLVAALALMAIPIFRTAGGAIFCSSVALGFLALGRAGFAVNHMDIAPRYAGILMGVSNTAGTFAGIIGVDLTGRLLEAARSANADLSSPETWRTVFYIPGFLCIFSSLVFVLFSTGERIFD; via the coding sequence ATGAGAATGATGAAATTTCCAAAGCGTTACTTGATAGTCATTTTAACCTTCATCAGCACATCTGTTTGCTACATAGAACGTGTGGGCTTCTCTATTGCATATACAGTTGCAGCTGATGACGCCAAGGTAAGCCAATCAACTAAAGGAATGATACTTTCTACGTTCTATTGTGGATATGCCTGCTCACAGGTGCCTGGAGGATGGGTAGCTCAGAAAATTGGGGGAAGGAAGGTCCTCCTTATTTCTTTTGTGTTGTGGTCGTCGACTTGTGCATTAGTCCCATTAGACCCTAGTAAAGTTGTGGTGTTAGTGATTGCCCGCTTGCTTGTTGGTGTGGCACAAGGCTTCATCTTCCCCTCCATCCACACAGTTCTAGCACAGTGGGTTCCGCCCCATGAAAGATCTAGATCCGTTTCTCTAACAATGTCTGGGATGTATCTTGGCGCAGCTGCGGGAATGCTTGTCCTTCCAAGCCTGGTGAAGTATAGAGGGCCCCAATCTGTATTTCTTGTTGAGGCAGCATTAGGTGCCATGTGGTGCTTGCTTTGGTTCAAGTATGCTAGTGACCCTCCTCGGTCTGAACATCCGAAAGCCACTGCTGCTGGTTTTGGTGAGTCTTTGTTGCCACTCAAAGGAAACCAGAAAATGAAAGTGGAGAATGGTGGATTGTCTGCCAGAACTCCCAGCAtcccatggaagaagatttTACTCAGCTTGCCAGTTTGGGCTATTGTTGTAAATAATTTCACTTTCCATTATGCCTTGTATGTGTTGATGAACTGGCTGCCAACATACTTTGAGCAGGGCCTGCAGCTTAGCCTTCAGGAGATGGGATCATCTAAAATGATGCCATATTGTAACATggttatattttcaaatattgggGGAGTGGTTGCTGACCACTTAATCACCAAGAGAATTTTGTCTGTGACTAAAATCCGGAAGTTGTTGAACACTGTCGGATTCTTAGTTGCTGCTCTTGCGTTGATGGCAATTCCCATTTTCAGAACCGCTGGTGGAGCCATCTTCTGTTCTTCTGTGGCTCTTGGTTTCTTGGCATTAGGAAGAGCTGGGTTTGCGGTAAACCACATGGATATTGCTCCGAGATATGCAGGGATTTTGATGGGAGTTTCTAATACTGCTGGCACATTTGCTGGCATTATTGGAGTTGATCTCACTGGTAGGCTTCTTGAAGCTGCGAGAAGTGCTAATGCAGACCTTTCAAGTCCAGAAACCTGGAGAACAGTGTTTTACATACCTGGGTTTCTCTGCATCTTTAGTTCTTTGGTGTTTGTACTGTTTTCAACAGGGGAGAGAATTTTTGATTga
- the LOC121234535 gene encoding programmed cell death protein 2, translated as MDEEPDGTENCVFLGMQKGLRISSLDGDDGEEEQLPPQQQLEVFAAYEEEDDEEEEEDFVILGFLEKPKNRWSLLRQMFPSKAGGVPAWLDPVNLPSGKSSLCDICREPLQFLLQVYAPIEKEYAFHRSLFVFMCSSMNCLLRDQHEQWKRHPEKPSRSVKVFLCQLHQFNPFYSSEPPRHDGTEKPSVTGAALCSWCGTWKGDKLCSGCRTARYCSEKHQVMHWRSGHKTDCARINSSSQSFDAPNRNETTPANFQKVASNTLWPEFEMIIENESEFSTEMIEDNASTNSLISKGKIDGAMKSLLDTFEGDDERKSWASFQECIAKAPEQVLRYCRDGSAKPLWPMSSGRPSKADIPNCKYCCGPLCFEFQILPQLLYYFGVKNDVDSLDWATLVIYTCEASCEGSLAYKEEYTWVQLSSQSATVP; from the exons ATGGATGAGGAACCGGATGGTACTGAGAATTGTGTCTTTTTGGGAATGCAAAAGGGCCTCCGAATCTCCTCGCTTGATGGCGACGACGGAGAAGAAGAACAACTGCCACCACAGCAGCAGCTAGAAGTATTTGCTGCgtatgaagaagaagacgacgaagaagaagaagaagatttcgTGATTTTAGGCTTTCTTGAGAAGCCTAAGAATCGCTGGTCCCTTCTCCGTCAAATGTTTCCTAGCAAGGCTGGAGGCGTACCG GCTTGGTTGGATCCGGTGAATTTACCATCAGGAAAATCTTCTCTCTGTGATATATGCAGAGAACCTTTGCAGTTCCTGCTTCAG GTTTATGCACCAATTGAGAAAGAATATGCATTTCATCGGTCATTATTTGTTTTCATGTGTTCATCGATGAACTGTCTTCTTCGGGATCAACATGAGCAATGGAAACGCCACCCAGAGAAGCCATCCAGAAG TGTGAAGGTTTTCCTATGCCAACTGCATCAATTTAATCCTTTTTACTCAAGCGAGCCCCCACGACATGATGGGACTGAAAAACCTTCTGTAACTGGAG CCGCACTTTGTAGTTGGTGTGGTACCTGGAAAGGAGATAAGCTGTGTAGCGGTTGCAGGACTGCTCGTTATTGCTCAGAGAAACACCAA gTCATGCATTGGCGCTCTGGTCATAAGACTGATTGTGCACGGATTAACAGTTCTTCTCAATCATTTGATGCCCCTAATAGAAATGAAACTACTCCAGCAAATTTTCAAAAAG TTGCAAGCAACACTCTATGGCCAGAATTTGAGATGATAATTGAGAATGAAAGTGAATTCAGCACAGAAATGATTGAGGATAATGCCAGTACTAATTCATTGATCTCTAAGGGCAAAATAGATGGCGCGATGAAGTCGTTGTTGGACACTTTTGAG GGCGACGATGAGAGGAAAAGTTGGGCCTCTTTTCAAGAGTGCATAGCCAAGGCCCCTGAACAGGTGTTAAG GTATTGCAGGGATGGTAGTGCAAAACCTCTATGGCCCATGTCAAGTGGCCGGCCATCAAAAGCTGACATTCCGAACTGCAAATACTGTTGTGGTCCTCTGTGTTTTGAGTTTCAG ATATTACCTCAGCTGCTGTATTACTTTGGTGTGAAGAATGATGTTGACTCTCTTGATTGGGCGACTCTCGTTATATATACTTGTGAAGCCTCTTGTGAGGGAAGTCTTGCTTACAAAGAGGAATACACTTGGGTTCAACTCTCTTCACAATCTGCTACTGTACCTTGA